A region from the Medicago truncatula cultivar Jemalong A17 chromosome 6, MtrunA17r5.0-ANR, whole genome shotgun sequence genome encodes:
- the LOC11433962 gene encoding agamous-like MADS-box protein AGL82 — MGRGRVSVEFIQKEKSRKISLQTRKIGLMTKVEELSILCDVDACVILYAPNFEGQGYDEPETWPKDTKELQRILQRYYNTTIDRRLKTYNVQEYFKERMKKVEFEISKVRKEKFKMKYQTWDESFNFLEDEQLRLFASILDFKLDACNLKMNMLKGDLRGKSIALETNKIDNLNSSPYLDSNPSSYFNLPQNNMSQAHIYPPLMNINDKNPLGFWPLISGQSSQPSHMVSTAQSSQPSPMVSSAQSFYHVESYPCKQIDGNWTHHVDGNVTYHHPKIDMKKDEAENDKILPPYYYNRNGMIMQSYPIAMSTLPSQNLSNLSHEHLNNGSYDKDVLHTQMFNYMDGRK; from the coding sequence ATGGGTCGTGGAAGAGTATCTGTGGAATTTATTCAAAAGGAGAAATCTAGAAAGATATCATTGCAAACAAGAAAGATTGGTTTAATGACAAAAGTTGAGGAACTTTCCATTCTTTGTGATGTTGATGCTTGTGTGATTCTTTATGCTCCCAACTTTGAAGGCCAAGGGTATGATGAACCTGAAACATGGCCTAAAGACACAAAAGAGTTGCAAAGAATTCTTCAAAGGTACTATAACACAACAATTGATAGGCGTCTTAAGACCTATAATGTTCAAGAATATTTTAAAGAAAGGATgaaaaaagttgaatttgagATTTCCAAAGTGCGCAAAGAGAAGTTTAAGATGAAGTATCAAACTTGGGATGAATCATTCAATTTTCTTGAAGATGAACAATTAAGGTTATTTGCTAGCATCTTGGATTTTAAGCTTGATGCATGCAATCTAAAGATGAATATGCTAAAGGGAGATCTTAGGGGAAAATCAATAGCTCTTGAAACAAACAAGATTGATAACCTTAATAGTTCTCCTTACTTGGACTCAAATCCAAGTAGCTACTTCAATCTCCCGCAAAACAACATGTCTCAAGCACACATTTATCCACCATTGATGAATATCAATGATAAAAACCCTTTAGGGTTTTGGCCACTTATATCAGGACAAAGCTCTCAACCCTCTCATATGGTTTCAACTGCACAAAGCTCTCAACCTTCTCCTATGGTTTCTAGTGCACAAAGCTTCTACCATGTGGAGTCTTACCCTTGCAAGCAGATTGATGGTAATTGGACTCATCATGTTGATGGTAATGTTACATATCATCATCCCAAAATTGATATGAAGAAGGATGAAgctgaaaatgataaaattctGCCACCATATTATTACAATAGAAATGGAATGATAATGCAATCATAtcctattgctatgtctactcTTCCTTCTCAAAATCTTTCAAACCTATCCCATGAACATCTAAATAATGGATCCTATGATAAAGATGTTCTTCACACTCAAATGTTCAACTACATGGATGGAAGGAAGTAG
- the LOC11434901 gene encoding polyribonucleotide nucleotidyltransferase 2, mitochondrial yields MSIALRIRNAKPLLRTLHRHIGGSRRTFSSGDGGGSGTKLLETFTEEFEVGNRLITFQNGKYGRFSNGAVVLTMEDNKILSAVNTSRDEIARNDFLPLTVDYEEKQFSHGLIPSTYMRREGAPKERELLCARIIDRPIRPLFPPGFYHEVQVTASVLSSDGTQDPIVYAANATSAALMLSDIPWGGPIGMIRIGRICGQFVVNPTMDELSLSDLNLIYACTKDKTLMIDVQAREISEEDLQAGLRFAHPEAVKYIEPQIRLAAKAGKSKKEYKLSMLSDKTLEKVSNLAEAPIKAVFTDPSYGKFERGKALDNITQDVKKVLEEEGDEESIKVLSKTIDTVRKKVVRKRIIAEGSRVDGRQLDEVRPLYCEAGCISKLRGSADFFRGETQVLCTVTLGAPKDAQHLDSLVGPSSKRFMLHYSFPPYCIGEVGKRGGLNRREVGHGALAEKALLAVLPPEVVFPYTVRVNSEVMASDGSTSMASVCGASMALMNAGIPIREHVAGISVGLVSELDPCTGEIVDYRILTDILGLEDHLGDIDFKIAGTRKGVTAAQLDMKPAGIPLDIICECLEPAHKAHLHIIDHMEREIKEPCTKQGSSSQQIVTLKYSNDALRRLIGPMGVLLKKLEMETGARLSVGDGTLTIVTKNQSLMDKTLEKVVSIVGREIEVGGIYKGVVTSIKEYGAFVEFNGGKQGLLHISELSHEPVSKISDIVSIGQQLSLMCIGQDVHGNIKLSLKAALRGPGGSETNYIAEVSATSAKVTTNSWAPVWDASSITQEQNSASKLPIEKNEVGETKPSASQTPVIVIRSAAECDEEEKSISLDHNQTSNSPLIDDGVKLDSSKSKSPSKSKPRKSQDAVDSPSQSGSLPKKPKLSMQKKLKSDTQRAEGNEKKDKDNEPLTAKDLPLGTKFKAKVFQIRAHGLVLDLGGGVRGMYRFEGDGKTDLKVGDEMPVVLSSFSSKGIPVVFPVDDK; encoded by the exons ATGTCAATTGCACTGCGGATACGAAATGCAAAGCCACTTCTCCGCACTTTACACCGTCACATCGGCGGCTCCCGCCGCACATTTTCCTCCGGCGACGGTGGTGGTTCGGGAACAAAATTACTCGAAACTTTCACGGAGGAATTCGAAGTCGGTAACCGTCTCATCACATTTCAAAACGGGAAATACGGTCGTTTCTCAAATGGAGCTGTTGTTTTGACGATGGAAGATAACAAAATCCTTTCAGCGGTTAATACCTCTCGAGATGAAATTGCTCGCAATGATTTCTTGCCTCTCACT GTTGATTATGAAGAGAAGCAATTTTCGCATGGCTTGATTCCTTCTACGTACATGAGAAGAGAAGGTGCTCCTAAGGAACGCGAACTTTTGTGTGCTCGAATCATTGACCGTCCTATTCGACCTCTGTTTCCACCTGGATTTTATCATGAAGTTCAG GTGACGGCTAGTGTTCTTTCCTCAGATGGAACACAAGATCCGATTGTGTATGCGGCTAATGCGACGTCTGCTGCACTTATGTTATCAGATATTCCTTGGGGTGGCCCCATAGGAATGATTCGAATCGGTAGGATTTGTGGGCAGTTTGTGGTGAATCCTACGATGGATGAG CTCAGCTTAAGTGATCTTAACTTGATATATGCCTGTACAAAGGATAAAACTTTGATGATTGATGTCCAAGCTCGTGAGATATCTGAGGAAGATTTGCAAGCTGGATTAAGATTTGCTCATCCGGAg GCAGTAAAGTATATTGAACCTCAAATTAGACTTGCCGCTAAAGCTGGTAAGTCTAAGAAAGAATATAAATTGTCTATGTTGTCTGACAAAACACTGGAGAAAGTCAGTAATTTGGCAGAAGCACCTATTAAAGCTGTTTTCACCGATCCTTCTTATGGAAAG TTTGAACGTGGAAAAGCATTAGACAATATCACACAAGATGTAAAGAAAGTGCTTGAAGAAGAAGGAGATGAAGAAAGCATAAAGGTTTTGTCAAAGACAATAGACACAGTGAGGAAGAAG GTGGTCCGTAAAAGAATTATTGCAGAAGGATCCAGAGTTGATGGAAGACAGTTAGATGAAGTAAGACCCTTGTACTGCGAAGCTGGATGCATTTCCAAGCTGCGTGGATCTGCAGATTTTTTCCGTGGCGAAACACAG GTCCTATGTACAGTAACACTTGGAGCACCTAAAGACGCTCAACACTTGGACTCTTTAGTTGGTCCTTCGTCAAAACGGTTTATGCTTCACTATAGTTTTCCACCCTACTGCATAGGTGAAGTTGGGAAACGTGGTGGTCTAAATAGGCGTGAAGTTGGTCATG GAGCACTTGCTGAAAAAGCTCTTCTTGCTGTTTTGCCTCCTGAAGTTGTTTTTCCATATACTGTTCGTGTTAACTCTGAAGTCATGGCTTCAGACGGTTCAACATCAATGGCAAGTGTATGTGGAG CAAGTATGGCTTTGATGAATGCCGGCATTCCAATAAGGGAACATGTTGCTGGTATTTCTGTGGGTCTTGTTAGTGAACTTGATCCATGCACAGGCGAAATAGTGGACTACCGTATACTGACtgatattttg ggCTTGGAAGACCATTTGGGTGACATAGACTTCAAGATTGCTGGAACTCGAAAAGGAGTTACTGCCGCTCAATTGGATATGAAACCAGCTGGAATTCCACTAGATATCATATGTGAATGTTTAGAACCTGCACATAAAGCCCATCTACACATTATTGATCACATGGAACGGGAAATTAAAGAACCATGTACCAAGCAGGGCAGTTCTTCTCAACAAATAG TCACATTGAAGTACAGCAACGACGCTCTTCGTCGCTTAATTGGGCCAATGGGTGTTCTattgaaaaaattggaaatggaAACAG GTGCCCGGCTGTCTGTAGGAGATGGAACACTTACAATAGTTACCAAGAATCAATCTTTAATGGATAAAACACTAGAAAAG GTTGTTTCTATAGTTGGCCGGGAAATTGAAGTTGGAGGTATCTACAAAGGTGTTGTCACCTCTATAAAAGAATATGGAGCTTTTGTTGAATTTAATGGTGGCAAGCAGGGGCTTCTCCACATTTCTGAGTTATCACATGAACCA GTTTCCAAGATTTCAGACATAGTCTCTATCGGCCAGCAGCTTTCTTTGATGTGCATTGGCCAAGATGTTCATGGTAACATTAAATTATCCCTCAAAGCGGCTTTGCGTGGTCCCGGAGGATCAGAGACTAATTATATAGCCGAAGTATCTGCCACATCTGCAAAAGTAACTACCAACAGTTGGGCACCAGTTTGGGACGCATCTAGCATTACACAAGAACAAAATTCTGCTTCCAAGTTGCCTATAGAAAAAAATGAGGTGGGCGAAACAAAACCCTCAGCCTCCCAAACACCAGTAATTGTAATACGCAGTGCTGCAGAATGTGATGAGGAGGAGAAATCTATCAGCTTGGATCACAATCAAACTTCAAATAGTCCTCTCATTGATGATGGGGTAAAATTGGATAGTAGTAAGTCGAAATCTCCATCCAAGTCAAAACCTCGTAAATCTCAAGATGCAGTTGATTCTCCATCTCAGTCAGGTTCCTTGCCAAAGAAGCCAAAACTTTCAATGcaaaaaaagttgaaatctGATACTCAAAGGGCAGAAGGGAACGAGAAGAAAGATAAAGACAATGAACCATTGACTGCAAAAGATTTGCCACTTGGAACCAAATTTAAAGCCAAAGTTTTTCAAATTCGTGCACATGGGTTAGTGTTAGATTTGGGTGGAGGAGTTCGAGGAATGTACCGTTTTGAG GGAGATGGGAAAACGGACTTGAAGGTAGGCGACGAGATGCCAGTAGTTCTCTCAAGCTTTTCTAGCAAAGGAATTCCCGTAGTGTTTCCCGTGGATGATAAATAA